A DNA window from Anaerocolumna sp. AGMB13020 contains the following coding sequences:
- a CDS encoding X2-like carbohydrate binding domain-containing protein, which yields MKKRLLFLCTLIAFMFLLLSSGQAVSAADSQYPGFRVEGRFLYDNQGEKVILYGINKMIVWTDKDGIPSYSEIAKTGANSVRIVWSLEDTAEELDLAIRNCRTENMIPIIELHDATGDWSKLSALVDYWTRPDIVAVIQKHQEYLLVNIGNEVGQQVSEADFKAGYKTAVNRMRTAGIHVPLVIDASSYGQDINILQSCGPYLVAEDPDHNLMFSVHMWWPKAWGYTDQRVIDELQESVALDLPLLVGEFGHIWDETEAGKIPYQTILEYCYKYQIGYLPWEFGPGNNPQTFLDMSTDGTYDTLHGWGLEVAVTSPYSIQNIAERPVSMLSNLPALIPAEPLPAGNLALNRTVTASSLESSLYSGNNITDGSRDTRWASGLSDPNWVSIDLGSVKDINRVLICWEAAYATQYKIQVSTDGTTWSDVYTQYGGKGRTEDISLTATGRYVRIYCMQRYNNSWPYSIYEVGIYGAESALSASISPATAVFDKNPGKQEDISITLNPKANTLTAVKNNGSNLQAGIDYVVTGTALLLKKEYLAAQPVGIYRLTLDYNGGVDPVLAVAIGDTTPSPYIRPGRVDYNKTAGSQSDVVVTLSNAGSLNSIKNGASFLTAGTDYSLSGNQVTIKKEYLNRQSLGITRLTFDYNAKYNPVLKVNISDTSPSSVITPVTAAFEKRLPADITIHMTLNGNSLTSILNNTVVLTAGTDYILTGTTITLKKEYLSTLPTGTTALSFVFSAGAPQRLTLSVTDTVPNSAISPDRTVFDKESPADIPITLTLNGNSFLGIYNGTALLIAGSDYTLSGTTVILKKEYLSSLSEGTIRLLFDFSAGKDSELVITGTSVASGLSVTFFNGTKTAQANTLSLRLKLTNTGSEAINLSAVTLRYYYTKDGSQPQSFWCDWSNVGSSNVTGNFIPLTVPTTSADNYLEIGFTSAAGSLAVNQSIEIQIRVAKADWSNYTQTNDYSFLESADSYVSWEKITTYVAGMLSSGIEP from the coding sequence ATGAAAAAACGTCTTTTATTTTTATGTACGCTCATTGCATTCATGTTTCTGCTGTTGTCATCAGGACAAGCAGTTTCAGCAGCAGATTCACAATATCCCGGTTTTCGGGTAGAGGGTCGTTTTCTCTATGACAATCAGGGGGAAAAAGTAATCCTGTATGGTATTAATAAGATGATTGTCTGGACGGATAAGGATGGTATTCCCTCCTATTCCGAAATAGCAAAGACAGGCGCAAACAGTGTTCGAATCGTATGGTCTCTGGAAGACACTGCGGAAGAGCTGGATCTCGCTATCCGAAATTGCCGTACTGAAAATATGATTCCTATTATAGAACTTCACGATGCTACTGGTGACTGGTCAAAACTTTCTGCCCTGGTGGATTACTGGACAAGACCTGATATCGTTGCTGTAATTCAGAAGCATCAGGAATATCTTCTGGTCAATATTGGGAATGAAGTGGGTCAGCAGGTATCAGAAGCAGATTTTAAAGCAGGATACAAAACCGCTGTTAACAGAATGCGAACCGCCGGTATCCACGTTCCTCTGGTTATCGATGCCAGCAGCTACGGACAGGACATTAACATTCTGCAAAGCTGCGGCCCCTACCTGGTAGCGGAAGATCCGGATCATAACCTTATGTTTTCTGTCCACATGTGGTGGCCGAAAGCCTGGGGCTATACGGATCAGCGAGTAATCGATGAACTTCAGGAATCCGTAGCCTTAGACCTGCCTCTCCTCGTCGGAGAATTCGGTCATATATGGGACGAAACAGAAGCCGGAAAGATTCCTTATCAGACTATCCTTGAGTATTGCTACAAATATCAGATAGGTTATCTTCCCTGGGAATTCGGACCAGGTAATAATCCCCAGACCTTTTTGGATATGTCAACAGATGGTACCTACGATACCCTTCACGGCTGGGGTCTGGAGGTTGCAGTAACAAGTCCCTACAGCATCCAGAATATCGCTGAAAGACCGGTATCCATGCTCTCCAACCTTCCGGCTCTTATACCTGCAGAGCCTCTTCCTGCCGGCAATCTGGCTCTGAACAGAACCGTTACAGCATCTTCTTTAGAGAGCAGTCTCTACTCCGGTAATAATATTACGGACGGTAGTCGTGATACCAGATGGGCTTCCGGCCTCTCAGACCCCAACTGGGTATCCATAGATCTGGGCTCCGTTAAGGACATAAACCGGGTTCTTATTTGTTGGGAGGCGGCTTATGCCACTCAGTATAAAATACAGGTCTCTACGGATGGCACCACCTGGTCTGACGTCTACACCCAATACGGTGGAAAAGGACGTACGGAGGATATCAGTCTGACTGCCACCGGACGGTATGTAAGAATTTATTGCATGCAACGATATAATAACAGCTGGCCTTATTCTATTTATGAAGTAGGTATCTACGGTGCAGAATCCGCTTTAAGTGCTTCCATAAGTCCTGCTACTGCCGTTTTTGATAAGAATCCCGGGAAACAGGAGGATATTTCCATAACTCTGAATCCCAAAGCCAATACCTTAACAGCGGTAAAAAATAACGGAAGCAATTTACAAGCTGGCATTGATTATGTTGTGACGGGAACTGCTTTGCTCCTAAAAAAGGAATATCTGGCTGCTCAGCCCGTAGGTATATACCGTTTGACTCTGGACTATAATGGTGGTGTAGACCCGGTTCTTGCCGTAGCCATTGGCGATACTACGCCAAGTCCTTATATCAGGCCAGGAAGAGTCGACTATAATAAGACCGCCGGCAGTCAGTCAGATGTTGTGGTTACCCTCTCTAATGCAGGCTCCTTAAACAGTATTAAGAATGGAGCAAGCTTTTTAACAGCAGGAACCGATTATAGCCTTTCCGGTAATCAGGTAACCATAAAGAAAGAATACTTAAACCGCCAAAGTCTTGGTATCACCCGATTGACTTTTGACTATAACGCCAAATACAATCCTGTTTTGAAAGTAAATATAAGCGATACCTCGCCAAGCTCTGTCATAACACCTGTAACCGCAGCCTTTGAAAAACGCCTGCCGGCAGATATCACCATCCATATGACTTTGAATGGTAATTCCCTTACCTCTATTTTAAATAACACGGTTGTCCTGACAGCAGGAACCGACTATATCCTCACCGGTACAACCATAACCCTTAAAAAGGAATATCTTAGTACTTTACCCACAGGAACAACGGCTCTCTCTTTCGTTTTTAGTGCCGGCGCACCACAGCGCCTTACCCTGTCGGTAACAGATACCGTACCAAATTCTGCTATATCACCAGACAGAACTGTGTTTGACAAGGAATCCCCTGCCGATATCCCCATCACCCTGACCCTCAATGGCAACTCATTCCTTGGTATTTATAATGGAACAGCCCTTCTGATAGCCGGAAGCGATTATACCTTATCAGGCACAACAGTTATCCTGAAGAAGGAATATCTCTCTTCACTTTCAGAAGGAACGATACGATTACTCTTTGATTTTAGTGCAGGCAAAGATTCAGAACTTGTAATTACAGGTACTTCCGTAGCTTCCGGCCTTTCAGTGACCTTTTTCAACGGCACCAAAACTGCTCAGGCCAACACCCTTTCCCTGCGTCTAAAATTAACCAATACCGGCAGTGAAGCAATTAATCTGTCCGCTGTCACGCTGCGTTATTACTATACGAAGGATGGCAGCCAGCCCCAGTCTTTCTGGTGCGATTGGTCTAATGTGGGAAGCAGCAACGTAACCGGCAATTTTATCCCATTGACTGTCCCTACGACAAGCGCTGATAATTATCTGGAAATTGGATTCACCTCTGCTGCCGGGAGTCTGGCTGTAAATCAAAGTATTGAGATACAGATACGGGTTGCCAAAGCTGACTGGTCCAACTATACCCAGACCAATGACTACTCATTTCTTGAAAGCGCCGACAGTTATGTCTCTTGGGAAAAAATAACAACCTATGTAGCCGGTATGTTAAGTTCCGGCATTGAACCATAG
- a CDS encoding diguanylate cyclase, whose translation MKKDILKDTVNNIISEIEVRRKTKVDYLEKFMTRTAAVLKLKSELSEAEFSQFIISFFNGNPDYDFVQVILWDTGEKKAIYDPLNLSKNNWEDTLKEVVPEMATYRLVTHGEEIIFLGISKEYSDQLVKAEVSDIIRSTRFGDNSYVWVNEIINYAGGDNYAIRIVHPNLPETEGTYLSTNTKDMSGNFPYKTELQGINKNGELFFTYYFKELESDKISEKLTYAKLYKDFDWVIAMGMYLDDIQEDIDLMNQQSIRLVSRLMLVLLLVFVIILFICYCIVTLIEKIRYHNTSKQMESEMNQDILTRAGNRRSGTIDINKAYKTYLKCEADPVIMMFDIDHFKGINDEYGHATGDLVLVEIVKAISGIIRSSDKIIRWGGDEFIIIVNGLQKKNALVFAQSILSVISDLEISLGETVITSTISIGISFFQKTDSDCMDILKRADQALYLSKAKGRNQANLL comes from the coding sequence ATGAAAAAAGATATTCTCAAAGACACTGTTAATAACATTATATCGGAAATTGAAGTCAGAAGGAAAACGAAAGTTGATTATCTGGAAAAGTTCATGACCAGAACAGCAGCGGTCCTCAAGCTGAAGTCAGAGCTTTCTGAAGCTGAATTCAGTCAATTCATTATCAGTTTTTTTAATGGAAACCCGGATTATGATTTCGTACAGGTAATTCTATGGGATACAGGGGAGAAGAAAGCCATATATGATCCTTTGAACCTGTCAAAGAACAACTGGGAGGATACATTAAAGGAGGTAGTACCTGAAATGGCTACCTATCGTTTAGTGACTCACGGTGAAGAAATCATATTCCTTGGTATCAGCAAAGAATATTCTGATCAGCTGGTAAAAGCTGAGGTTTCAGACATAATAAGAAGTACCAGGTTCGGTGATAATTCTTATGTATGGGTTAATGAGATAATCAATTATGCCGGTGGTGATAATTATGCAATCCGGATTGTTCATCCGAACCTTCCGGAGACAGAAGGAACATATCTTTCTACCAATACAAAAGATATGAGTGGAAACTTTCCCTATAAAACAGAACTGCAGGGAATCAATAAAAATGGAGAGCTGTTCTTTACTTATTATTTTAAGGAACTGGAAAGTGACAAAATATCAGAGAAGCTGACTTACGCCAAGTTATACAAAGACTTTGACTGGGTTATTGCAATGGGGATGTATCTGGATGATATCCAGGAGGATATTGATCTGATGAATCAGCAGAGCATTAGGCTTGTATCCAGGCTCATGCTGGTACTGCTGCTAGTCTTTGTTATTATATTGTTTATTTGTTATTGTATCGTAACCTTAATAGAAAAAATACGCTACCATAACACCAGTAAGCAAATGGAATCGGAAATGAATCAGGACATTCTTACAAGGGCAGGTAATCGCAGAAGCGGTACAATAGATATCAATAAAGCCTATAAGACGTACCTGAAATGTGAAGCAGACCCTGTCATTATGATGTTTGATATTGATCATTTTAAAGGAATCAATGACGAATACGGACATGCGACGGGGGATCTTGTGCTGGTAGAAATCGTGAAGGCAATCAGCGGTATCATCAGAAGCTCGGACAAAATTATACGCTGGGGCGGAGACGAATTTATCATAATAGTTAATGGTCTGCAGAAGAAAAATGCGCTTGTTTTCGCCCAGAGTATTTTATCAGTTATCTCAGACTTAGAGATATCTTTAGGAGAAACGGTAATAACATCAACGATATCAATTGGTATTTCCTTCTTTCAAAAGACGGATTCAGATTGTATGGATATTCTAAAGAGAGCTGACCAGGCGCTGTATTTATCAAAAGCAAAAGGGCGAAATCAGGCTAACCTGCTATGA
- a CDS encoding DUF1858 domain-containing protein — protein sequence MKLQVTKDTLIGEVLNADNTTAPYFFEMGMHCLGCPASSAESLEDACAVHGVEVDELVNQLNDHMNK from the coding sequence ATGAAATTACAGGTAACAAAGGATACATTGATTGGTGAAGTATTAAATGCAGATAATACCACTGCTCCTTATTTTTTCGAAATGGGTATGCATTGTCTGGGGTGTCCTGCTTCTTCTGCTGAAAGTCTGGAAGATGCTTGTGCCGTACACGGTGTAGAGGTAGATGAACTGGTAAACCAGTTAAATGATCATATGAATAAGTAA
- the lon gene encoding endopeptidase La, protein MSDNYNNNQGVVFPVSNSVLLPGVETKVHIKTPDELQLRYLNNEDITKIILPLKQNFGQKALKEEDFYRTGLTFQVKELEKTERGLMLTVKIEDRVEIRELHFLNGLVHGEYELSPEIIDLDDKSKEEMLDYLKKVIREISAKFQGGEQYSRIVDEFKDLNTLMVYLSQYMSISNDEKYELLEIESLKARSLRYMDHLLKQKEAIELQLQISEKFSEKANKYYRESVLREQLKVIQDELNEGKDRGSQKDKDFLARIKEAAMPADIENTALEELDKLEAQGPNSSEYNVIRNYLELLISLPWRKAEAKPINLERARQILDEQHYGLNKVKDRIIQHLAVMKLKNDKRGSILLLVGPPGTGKTSLGKSIAEALDRKYIRLSLGGIRDEAEIRGHRRTYVGAMPGRIIQSIRKEGSNNPVMVLDEVDKLVAGGYSGDPASALLEVLDPEQNNTFTDHYMDLPYDLSDVFFIATANSLESIPGPLLDRMEVIQVSSYTMEEKFHIAKNYLLPAVLEEHGLTEEHLVMEDEVLQKIINDYTLEAGVRGLKKQLAALARITSEKIVSNKVETPYQINADALEELLGRQVSRHDRAQQDNPPGVVTGLAWTPVGGEILFIEATDMPGGGAVMLTGKLGDVMKESARISLSLLKSRLPLNSVNFKERDLHIHVPSGAVPKDGPSAGIALFTALASLVTGKKVDPKIAMTGEITLRGAVLPIGGLKEKLLGAQRAGINKVLIPKDNVIDLKEVPEEVKKQLTVIPVETIEDVLRETLEISLPRIEHVFSQQIMGGLTMEV, encoded by the coding sequence ATGTCAGATAATTATAACAATAACCAGGGAGTTGTCTTTCCTGTTTCCAATTCAGTCTTATTACCGGGAGTTGAAACGAAGGTGCATATAAAAACACCCGATGAGCTGCAATTAAGATATTTGAATAATGAGGATATCACAAAAATAATCCTGCCGCTAAAACAGAATTTTGGACAGAAAGCATTAAAAGAAGAGGATTTCTATCGTACCGGATTAACTTTTCAGGTGAAGGAACTGGAGAAGACAGAAAGAGGCCTTATGCTTACTGTTAAGATAGAAGACAGGGTAGAAATCAGAGAATTGCATTTTCTAAATGGTCTGGTTCATGGGGAGTACGAACTCAGTCCTGAAATTATAGATCTGGATGATAAGAGCAAAGAGGAAATGCTTGATTACCTGAAAAAGGTAATCAGGGAAATCAGTGCTAAGTTCCAGGGGGGTGAGCAATACAGCCGTATTGTGGATGAGTTTAAGGACTTAAATACCCTTATGGTATATCTTAGCCAATATATGTCTATCTCAAACGATGAGAAGTATGAATTACTGGAAATAGAATCTTTAAAGGCCAGAAGCTTAAGGTATATGGACCACCTGTTAAAACAGAAAGAAGCCATTGAACTTCAACTACAGATTTCAGAGAAGTTCTCAGAAAAAGCCAATAAGTATTACAGAGAGTCTGTGCTCCGGGAACAGCTTAAAGTTATTCAGGATGAGCTAAATGAAGGCAAAGACAGAGGCAGTCAGAAAGATAAGGATTTCCTTGCAAGGATAAAAGAGGCAGCCATGCCGGCGGACATTGAAAATACAGCTTTAGAAGAATTGGACAAGTTAGAAGCCCAAGGACCTAACAGTTCAGAATATAACGTAATCCGTAACTATCTTGAGCTTCTGATTTCACTCCCCTGGAGAAAGGCGGAGGCAAAACCCATTAACCTTGAGAGGGCCAGACAGATACTGGACGAGCAGCATTATGGTCTTAATAAGGTAAAAGACAGAATCATTCAGCATCTGGCAGTTATGAAGCTGAAAAATGATAAACGTGGATCCATTCTTTTACTGGTTGGCCCCCCCGGAACCGGTAAGACAAGTCTTGGTAAGAGCATTGCAGAGGCCCTTGACAGAAAGTACATCCGCCTAAGCCTTGGCGGTATCAGGGATGAAGCTGAAATCAGAGGTCACCGCAGAACTTACGTTGGTGCAATGCCCGGAAGAATTATTCAAAGCATAAGAAAAGAAGGTTCCAACAACCCGGTCATGGTTCTTGACGAAGTAGACAAGCTGGTAGCCGGTGGTTATAGCGGAGATCCTGCCAGTGCCTTGTTAGAGGTTCTTGACCCTGAACAAAACAATACTTTTACCGACCACTACATGGATCTTCCATATGATTTGTCCGATGTATTTTTTATAGCCACAGCAAACTCTCTGGAAAGTATTCCCGGACCTTTGCTGGACAGAATGGAAGTAATACAAGTATCCAGCTATACCATGGAAGAGAAATTCCATATTGCTAAGAATTATCTGCTTCCTGCTGTATTAGAGGAACATGGTTTGACAGAGGAGCATCTGGTAATGGAGGATGAAGTTCTTCAGAAGATTATCAATGATTATACACTGGAAGCCGGAGTGAGAGGTTTGAAGAAGCAGCTGGCAGCACTTGCAAGGATTACCTCTGAGAAGATTGTATCCAACAAAGTTGAAACCCCATATCAGATAAATGCAGATGCATTGGAAGAATTACTGGGCAGACAGGTATCAAGGCATGACAGAGCGCAGCAGGACAATCCGCCGGGAGTTGTAACCGGACTTGCCTGGACACCGGTCGGCGGTGAGATTCTCTTTATTGAAGCTACGGACATGCCGGGAGGCGGAGCTGTAATGTTAACCGGAAAGCTTGGGGATGTCATGAAAGAATCCGCAAGAATTTCCTTAAGCTTATTAAAATCCAGGCTGCCGCTAAATTCCGTGAACTTTAAAGAAAGAGATCTGCATATTCATGTTCCTTCCGGAGCAGTGCCAAAAGACGGACCATCAGCAGGTATTGCCTTGTTTACCGCATTGGCTTCTCTGGTTACCGGTAAAAAGGTTGATCCAAAGATTGCCATGACCGGAGAGATCACTTTAAGAGGAGCAGTGCTTCCTATTGGCGGACTGAAGGAAAAACTGCTAGGCGCTCAGAGAGCCGGTATCAATAAAGTCCTCATTCCAAAAGACAATGTGATAGACTTAAAGGAGGTTCCCGAGGAAGTAAAGAAACAGCTTACTGTAATCCCGGTCGAAACCATTGAGGATGTATTAAGAGAAACTCTGGAAATCTCACTGCCCAGGATTGAACATGTATTCAGTCAGCAGATTATGGGCGGATTAACAATGGAAGTATAA
- a CDS encoding TetR/AcrR family transcriptional regulator, translated as MRKKDDEKERSIKDAVIKLILQEGFHGASISKIAKLAGVSPATVYIYFENKENMLQDIYTEYSEEIFDYLLDRVDIKMTGQQLLEVLIRSYYNYILENREVFSFVEQFSNCPSLANGCSRRKKICNIHSLMNEMKQKQVIKNYSDDNLLAIIFYPVKAIAADNHKSEAERADLLKEMIQIIQEAILIQ; from the coding sequence ATGAGAAAAAAAGACGATGAGAAAGAGAGAAGCATAAAAGATGCAGTTATTAAACTGATTCTTCAAGAAGGCTTTCATGGTGCTTCCATCTCAAAAATCGCGAAATTGGCGGGGGTTTCGCCGGCAACAGTTTATATATATTTTGAAAACAAAGAAAATATGCTGCAGGACATTTACACGGAATATTCGGAAGAAATCTTTGATTATCTGCTTGACAGGGTAGACATCAAAATGACCGGACAACAGTTGCTGGAAGTACTTATCAGAAGCTACTACAATTATATTTTGGAGAATAGAGAGGTTTTCAGTTTTGTGGAGCAGTTCTCCAACTGTCCCTCCCTGGCCAATGGCTGTTCCAGGAGGAAGAAAATCTGTAACATTCACAGTCTTATGAATGAAATGAAGCAGAAGCAGGTTATAAAAAATTACAGTGATGATAATTTACTGGCGATAATTTTCTATCCGGTCAAGGCAATAGCAGCGGATAATCATAAAAGTGAAGCTGAAAGAGCGGATTTGCTAAAGGAGATGATTCAAATCATACAGGAAGCAATATTGATACAATAA
- a CDS encoding GNAT family N-acetyltransferase has translation MAGNITFRPMESQDIDELTRIAKRAFDEDSKMHTNNEEGGPEGYDDGSFLRKWGLHPDSTAFKIYRDEELIGGIVLWIKTDKHHFLGTIFLDAAEENKGVGTKVWQMVEEMYPDTLSWSTETPIFSRRNHNFYINKCGFHCVRIENPKDLEAGSFQLRKEMKR, from the coding sequence ATGGCAGGAAATATTACATTTAGACCAATGGAGAGTCAGGATATTGATGAATTGACAAGAATTGCAAAAAGAGCTTTTGATGAAGACAGCAAGATGCATACAAACAACGAGGAAGGTGGTCCGGAAGGATATGATGATGGCAGTTTTTTAAGAAAATGGGGACTTCACCCGGATTCTACTGCCTTTAAAATCTATAGGGATGAGGAGCTGATAGGTGGTATTGTTCTGTGGATTAAAACCGATAAGCATCATTTCCTTGGAACAATTTTTCTCGATGCAGCGGAAGAGAATAAAGGGGTTGGTACAAAGGTATGGCAGATGGTTGAAGAGATGTATCCGGACACCTTGAGCTGGAGTACGGAGACACCTATCTTTAGCAGAAGAAATCATAATTTCTATATTAATAAATGTGGTTTTCATTGTGTGAGAATCGAGAACCCCAAGGATTTAGAAGCAGGCTCCTTTCAATTAAGAAAAGAAATGAAGCGATAA
- a CDS encoding cold-shock protein yields MNKGTVKWFNAQKGFGFITNSENGEDVFVHFSGIVSNGFKTLEENQNVTFEITNGPRGLQAVNVEIA; encoded by the coding sequence ATGAACAAAGGTACAGTAAAATGGTTTAACGCACAAAAAGGTTTTGGATTTATCACAAACAGTGAGAACGGTGAAGATGTATTCGTACATTTCAGCGGAATCGTTTCTAATGGTTTTAAGACTTTAGAAGAAAATCAGAATGTAACTTTTGAAATTACTAACGGACCTCGTGGTTTACAGGCTGTTAACGTAGAAATAGCTTAA
- a CDS encoding SDR family NAD(P)-dependent oxidoreductase → MENLFDLTGKVAVVTGASSGLGADAALAYAKAGADVALLARRYDKLEELKAIIESTGRKALAVACDVTKEESVKEAMETVFNTFGQVDILLNNAGIAVRGGVDSMTEEEWDNAFDTNVKSIFLTSKYVIPKMKEKGYGKVVNIASVNAVVADKNDMFIRHSYNSSKSAVLGMTKGMAASYARYGITVNAVGPALFESEMTAGTLFKSEQFLNAYNAANPAGRPGRKGELNGTILYLSSDASSYVQGQFIIVDGGGSIV, encoded by the coding sequence ATGGAGAATTTATTTGATTTAACGGGAAAAGTAGCAGTCGTTACAGGAGCAAGCTCCGGACTGGGAGCAGATGCAGCACTTGCTTATGCAAAAGCAGGTGCAGATGTAGCCCTTTTGGCAAGGCGTTATGATAAGCTTGAGGAATTAAAAGCAATTATCGAGAGTACAGGACGAAAAGCCCTTGCAGTAGCTTGCGATGTTACCAAAGAAGAGAGTGTAAAAGAAGCGATGGAAACAGTGTTCAATACCTTTGGGCAGGTGGACATCTTATTAAACAATGCCGGTATTGCAGTACGAGGTGGTGTTGACAGTATGACAGAAGAGGAATGGGATAATGCCTTTGATACCAATGTAAAGAGCATATTCTTAACCAGTAAATATGTAATACCAAAGATGAAAGAAAAAGGTTACGGAAAAGTAGTAAACATTGCATCCGTAAATGCAGTGGTAGCTGATAAAAATGATATGTTTATCAGACATTCCTACAATTCCTCAAAATCTGCTGTGCTTGGAATGACAAAAGGAATGGCAGCTTCCTATGCAAGATATGGTATAACTGTAAATGCCGTTGGACCTGCACTTTTTGAATCCGAGATGACCGCCGGAACCCTGTTTAAATCAGAGCAATTTCTGAATGCCTATAATGCAGCAAATCCTGCAGGCCGTCCAGGCAGAAAAGGTGAATTAAACGGCACGATATTATATCTTTCCAGTGATGCTTCCAGCTATGTACAGGGTCAGTTTATCATTGTTGATGGCGGCGGCTCTATTGTTTAG